In one Trichosurus vulpecula isolate mTriVul1 chromosome 8, mTriVul1.pri, whole genome shotgun sequence genomic region, the following are encoded:
- the LOC118828810 gene encoding olfactory receptor 4F3/4F16/4F29-like, with the protein MDKDNYSVVSEFVFLGLSNSWDIQLFLFVFSSVFYLSSMLGNSLIVLTVTSDPHLHSPMYFLLANLSFIDLGMSSVISPKMMSDLFRKHKVISFYGCVTQMFFIHLIGGVEMVLLIAMAFDRYVAICKPLHYLIIMCPRMCILLLAAAWIIGFIHSVAQLAFVVHLPFCGPNELDSFYCDFPRFIKLACTDTYRLQFIVTANSGFMSLCVFFILIISYIFILVNVQKHSSGGVSKALSTLSAHITVVVLFFGPLIFVYTRPHTTSRLDNFLAVFNIVLTPSLNPVIYTLRNKEMKVAMRRVCSQFVSFRKIS; encoded by the coding sequence ATGGACAAAGACAATTATTCTGTGGTGTCTGAATTTGTATTCCTGGGACTTTCTAATTCTTGGGATattcaactttttctttttgttttctcctctgtgttCTACTTGTCAAGCATGCTGGGAAACTCCCTCATTGTGCTCACAGTGACTTCTGACCCTCACTTGCACTCTCCCATGTATTTCCTGCTGGCTAATCTCTCCTTTATTGACCTGGGGATGTCCTCTGTCATTTCCCCTAAGATGATGAGTGATCTTTTCCGAAAGCACAAAGTCATCTCATTCTATGGTTGCGTCACTCAGATGTTCTTTATTCATCTGATTGGTGGTGTTGAGATGGTGTTACTCATAGCAATGGCCTTTGACAGATATGTAGCCATATGTAAGCCTCTCCACTACCTAATTATTATGTGTCCAAGAATGTGCATTTTGCTTCTGGCTGCTGCCTGGATCATTGGCTTCATCCATTCAGTGGCCCAGCTGGCTTTTGTAGTCCACTTGCCTTTCTGTGGCCCTAATGAATTGGATAGTTTTTATTGTGACTTTCCTCGGTTTATCAAACTTGCTTGCACAGACACATATAGACTACAGTTCATAGTCACTGCTAACAGTGGCTTCATGTCCCTGTGTGTGTTTTTCATCTTGATCATCTCCTACATTTTCATTCTAGTAAATGTTCAGAAGCATTCATCAGGTGGTGTCTCTAAAGCCCTGTCCACTCTGTCAGCTCATATCACtgttgtggttttattttttggtccaTTGATCTTTGTTTATACAAGGCCACATACCACATCACGTCTTGATAACTTTCTTGCTGTCTTTAATATAGTTCTTACTCCCTCTCTGAATCCAGTCATTTATACCTTAAGGAACAAAGAGATGAAGGTGGCAATGAGGAGAGTGTGCAGCCAGTTTGTGAGTTTCAGGAAAATCTCTTAA